The following are encoded in a window of Primulina huaijiensis isolate GDHJ02 unplaced genomic scaffold, ASM1229523v2 scaffold40011, whole genome shotgun sequence genomic DNA:
- the LOC140969050 gene encoding putative receptor protein kinase ZmPK1 — MKIVFGLTHFALILFLPFPSSSTRYETLTRGSSLVLERDSLISSPSGIFTAGFYPVGDNAYIFSLWYTEPLFDGNLTVVWMANRDEPVNGRYTKLSLLDSGNLVLNDAGQSIVWTSGTQSSLPVLLKLHDNGNLVLHREDGVNIWESFDSPTNTLLPLQSLRRNTKLVASRSSSDYSSGLYKLLFGNDNVLSLLYDSEDFSSIYWPPPWRTIWEEGRTSYNASKIATFDLRGSFHSSDGFQLHTSDYGFGPQRRMTLDHDGNLRVYSLDKELRIWNVTWQVFRQPCKIHGICGVNSVCTYRHDSSRRCSCLQGHKMKNAADWSKGCVPEFKLPCSESYSPYFLKYNQFQFYGYDKGFFPNCTLDQCKKLCSSDCECIGFQYDQESTGSYTCYTKPTLLNGLQTPGVQSWFYLKLPQSWGPTGRNSTLGHIDMQCPSSVTQLSRQYKEEEEHGWFKYLFWCTVAIGAFEIFCLLIYLYLTHKSSSPTRQGYVQAATGFKRYTYAELNKASINFSQEIGRGGSGVVYKGTLSDNRIAAIKFLNIEAMQGEAEFLAEVNLIGRLNHANLIESWGYCAEGKYRILVFEYLEHGSLLENLYSNKLDWKKRYDIAIGTAKGLAYLHEECLEWVLHCDVKPQNILLDTNYEPKVADFGLSKLLNRSCSEENMNVSRIRGTRGYMAPEWVSHLPITSKVDVYSYGIVVLEMVTGKNPKDLYVETKNRGMGGKMLMNWVMETTNEEGWIEKIVDPSLGGEYDAERLRNLVEVALKCAQESRDDRPTMREVVSMLET, encoded by the coding sequence ATGAAGATCGTATTTGGTCTTACACATTTTGCTTTGATCCTATTCTTACCATTTCCATCATCCTCCACCAGATATGAAACTTTAACCCGAGGTTCGTCTCTAGTCCTTGAGCGTGACTCTTTAATCTCTTCACCATCAGGAATTTTTACTGCTGGTTTCTACCCGGTTGGTGATAACGCGTACATCTTTTCGTTATGGTACACGGAGCCTCTGTTCGATGGAAATTTGACTGTGGTTTGGATGGCTAATCGGGATGAACCGGTTAATGGAAGATACACGAAGCTTTCTTTGTTGGACTCCGGAAATCTTGTCCTAAATGACGCGGGACAGTCTATTGTATGGACCAGTGGAACCCAATCATCTTTGCCGGTGCTATTGAAACTCCATGATAATGGCAATCTTGTTCTCCACAGAGAAGATGGTGTCAATATTTGGGAAAGTTTCGACTCCCCGACGAACACACTTCTTCCTCTCCAATCACTTCGAAGAAATACGAAACTAGTAGCCTCGCGAAGCAGCAGTGACTATTCTTCGGGTTTGTACAAGTTGTTGTTTGGCAATGATAACGTCCTATCTCTTCTCTACGACAGTGAAGATTTTAGTAGTATTTACTGGCCTCCGCCGTGGCGAACAATTTGGGAGGAAGGAAGGACTAGCTACAATGCCAGCAAGATTGCCACCTTTGATTTAAGAGGATCTTTTCACTCGTCGGATGGATTCCAGCTCCATACATCGGATTATGGTTTCGGGCCTCAGAGAAGAATGACTCTGGATCACGATGGTAACCTTCGAGTTTACAGTTTAGACAAAGAGCTGAGGATTTGGAATGTCACATGGCAAGTCTTCAGGCAACCTTGTAAGATCCATGGCATTTGTGGTGTCAATAGTGTGTGCACTTACAGACATGATTCAAGCCGGAGGTGTTCGTGCTTACAAGGACACAAGATGAAAAACGCTGCCGATTGGTCGAAAGGATGCGTCCCAGAATTCAAGCTTCCGTGTAGCGAGAGCTATTCCCCATACTTTCTTAAGTATAATCAATTTCAGTTTTATGGTTATGACAAGGGGTTCTTCCCAAACTGCACTTTGGATCAATGCAAGAAATTGTGCTCGAGTGACTGTGAATGTATAGGATTCCAGTACGACCAGGAGAGTACTGGCTCGTATACTTGTTATACTAAGCCAACATTGTTAAATGGATTACAAACTCCGGGAGTGCAGTCCTGGTTTTACTTAAAATTACCTCAATCTTGGGGGCCTACTGGTAGAAATTCAACACTAGGCCATATCGACATGCAGTGTCCGAGCTCCGTCACACAACTTAGCAGGCAGTACAAGGAGGAGGAGGAGCATGGCTGGTTCAAGTACTTATTTTGGTGCACTGTGGCAATCGGAGCATTTGAAATCTTTTGTCTGCTTATATACTTGTATTTAACCCACAAAAGTTCAAGTCCAACCAGACAAGGGTATGTTCAAGCTGCTACTGGATTCAAGAGATACACATACGCAGAACTGAATAAGGCTTCCATTAACTTCAGCCAAGAAATTGGGCGAGGAGGCAGCGGTGTGGTGTATAAGGGAACTTTATCGGATAATCGGATAGCTGCCATCAAGTTCTTAAATATTGAAGCAATGCAAGGAGAAGCTGAGTTTCTAGCTGAAGTTAACTTGATTGGGAGGCTGAATCATGCAAATTTAATTGAGTCGTGGGGTTATTGTGCTGAAGGGAAGTATCGGATACTCGTTTTCGAGTATTTAGAACACGGATCTCTTTTAGAAAATCTTTACTCCAACAAACTAGACTGGAAGAAAAGATATGATATCGCAATAGGCACGGCTAAAGGGCTAGCATACTTGCATGAAGAATGCTTGGAGTGGGTTCTCCACTGTGATGTGAAGCCTCAGAACATACTTTTGGACACAAACTACGAGCCTAAGGTGGCGGATTTCGGGCTCTCGAAGCTTCTGAACAGAAGCTGCAGCGAGGAGAACATGAACGTATCCAGGATACGAGGGACAAGAGGTTACATGGCTCCTGAATGGGTTAGTCACCTCCCAATCACTTCTAAAGTTGACGTGTATAGTTACGGGATTGTCGTGTTGGAAATGGTGACTGGGAAGAACCCGAAAGATTTGTACGTTGAGACGAAAAACCGTGGGATGGGGGGGAAGATGCTGATGAATTGGGTGATGGAGACTACGAATGAAGAGGGATGGATTGAGAAAATCGTTGATCCTAGTTTGGGAGGTGAGTATGACGCGGAAAGATTGAGGAATTTAGTGGAAGTGGCTTTGAAGTGTGCTCAGGAAAGTAGAGATGATCGGCCAACGATGAGGGAAGTTGTGAGTATGTTAGAAACATAA